A single Anopheles maculipalpis chromosome 3RL, idAnoMacuDA_375_x, whole genome shotgun sequence DNA region contains:
- the LOC126564282 gene encoding uncharacterized protein LOC126564282, with product MGPLRKKKARFKVLLMMGTVFACLLYAIERPFWWDYDALEAPLWNEALETRDDEQHFNYNSSYFVNTVGCKMPSFPVTNEQIQKFVERPEPIDCVPALLEADDQWIWFQLSVEDIERHYNVTNASLIQCCVRPFERVSDQEEHQMGNASCFDYAERYAVREEEFVMVNCHYGGSKDAFYWDYFAFVPWKKPIGRLGEDQEQQMNVMILGIDSVSRLNLHRQMNQTSDYLLNTLNGIEMFGYNKVGDNTFPNMIPALTGLDIEELGAACLPNASSTFDLCQFVWNKFGAAGYRTAYAEDSSAMATFNYGKKGFRQQPTDYYLRNFFRQMESSVGYNKKLNAKLCLGGRNPTRVLLDYARKIVKASGEHDPMFSLLWGVGMTHDFFNNPALIDDDYRQVLEFMHEQQTNYLNRTVLILMSDHGIRWGSFRNTYQGMMEERQPFLIFVLPTWFVRRYPSAYHNLRRNRLRLTTHFDLYETLKEFLDLASLSTGAIRERTEELLETKPIPRGISLFLPIPGTRTCEDAGIAPHWCTCHDHKPLAKNDHQVIQAARFAVDRVNHLLLEYPQCSVLHLNSIEDASVGMSPENITAKHKFSDISVRFVTKPGDGEFEATVRIDSNNESFLTGTVSRTNLYGKQSFCVDDYRLKLYCFCGR from the exons ATGGGACCGTTGCGGAAAAAGAAGGCCCGCTTTAAGGTCCTCCTGATGATGGGGACCGTGTTCGCCTGCCTGCTGTACGCGATCGAGCGACCATTCTGGTGGGATTACGACGCACTCGAGGCACCACTATGGAACGAAGCGCTGGAAACGCGAGACGACGAGCAACACTTCAACTACAACAGTTCGTACTTTGTCAACACGGTCGGGTGCAAGATGCCCAGCTTTCCGGTAACGAACGAGCAGATACAAAAGTTCGTCGAGCGTCCGGAACCGATCGACTGCGTTCCGGCACTGCTGGAAGCGGACGACCAGTGGATCTGGTTCCAGCTGTCGGTGGAAGACATCGAGCGACACTACAACGTGACGAACGCGAGCTTGATACAGTGTTGTGTGCGACCGTTCGAACGGGTGTCCGATCAGGAGGAGCATCAGATGGGCAATGCAAGCTGTTTCGATTATGCGGAACGGTACGCCGTGCGAGAGGAAGAGTTTGTGATGGTTAATTGCCATTACGGTGGTTCGAAGGACGCATTCTACTGGGACTACTTTGCGTTCGTTCCTTGGAAGAAGCCGATCGGACGATTGGGCGAAGATCAAGAGCAGCAGATGAATGTGATGATACTGGGGATCGATTCAGTCTCGCGATTGAATCTACACCGGCAGATGAATCAAACGAGCGACTATCTACTCAACACATTAAACG GTATTGAGATGTTCGGTTACAACAAAGTGGGCGACAATACATTTCCCAACATGATACCGGCCCTGACCGGGCTTGACATCGAGGAGCTCGGTGCCGCATGTCTTCCAAACGCCAGCAGTACCTTTGACCTGTGCCAGTTCGTGTGGAACAAGTTCGGTGCGGCCGGCTACCGGACGGCTTACGCCGAGGACAGTTCGGCCATGGCCACCTTCAACTACGGCAAGAAGGGCTTCCGTCAGCAGCCGACTGACTACTATCTGCGCAACTTTTTTCGCCAGATGGAATCGAGCGTCGGGTACAATAAGAAACTGAACGCCAAACTGTGTCTCGGTGGGCGGAATCCGACTCGTGTCCTGCTCGACTACGCGCGGAAGATAGTTAAAGCGTCCGGAGAGCACGATCCGATGTTTTCGTTGCTTTGGGGCGTTGGAATGACGCACGATTTCTTCAACAATCCGGCACTGATTGACGACGATTATCGGCAGGTGTTGGAGTTTATGCACGAACAACAGACGAACTATCTTAACCGAACGGTGCTGATCTTGATGAGTGATCATGGGATTAGGTGGGGATCGTTTCGCAACACCTACCAGGGAATGATGGAGGAACGGCAACCGTTTCTGATCTTCGTACTACCGACATGGTTTGTGCGTCGGTATCCTTCCGCTTATCACAACTTGCGCCGGAACCGGTTGCGCCTTACGACGCACTTCGATCTGTACGAAACGTTGAAGGAGTTTTTGGATCTTGCCAGTCTGTCGACGGGCGCGATTCGCGAGCGGACCGAGGAGCTGCTGGAAACTAAACCAATCCCGAGAGGGATTAGCTTGTTTCTACCGATACCGGGCACGAGAACGTGTGAGGATGCGGGCATCGCTCCACACTGGTGCACCTGTCACGATCATAAGCCGCTGGCGAAGAATGATCATCAAGTCATACAGGCGGCACGGTTTGCGGTGGACCGGGTAAACCATCTGCTGCTCGAGTATCCGCAGTGCAGTGTGCTGCATCTGAACTCGATCGAGGATGCGAGCGTTGGGATGTCACCGGAGAACATTACCGCCAAGCACAAGTTTAGCGACATCAGTGTCCGGTTTGTGACGAAGCCCGGAGACGGAGAGTTCGAGGCGACGGTAAGGATCGATTCCAACAACGAGAGCTTCCTGACAGGGACGGTTAGCCGAACGAATCTGTACGGCAAGCAAAGCTTCTGTGTCGATGACTATCGGCTCAAGCTGTACTGCTTCTGTGGGCGGTAG